The Caballeronia sp. SL2Y3 genome includes a window with the following:
- the cysW gene encoding sulfate ABC transporter permease subunit CysW, protein MSTSDTKAIAMNTAAPRDARTLDPVTEPRAVRWLLTGIALLFLALFLVVPLVAVFAQAFAKGIDYYFESLKDPDAWSAIKLTLTTAAIAVPLNVVFGLAASWAIAKFDFRGKALLTTLIDLPFSVSPVISGLIYVLMFGAQGWFGPWLAAHDVQIIFAVPGIVLATIFVTFPFVARELIPLMQAQGNDEEEAAHVLGASGWQIFRRVTLPNVKWGLLYGVILCNARAMGEFGAVSVVSGHIRGQTDTMPLHVEILYNEYNFSAAFAVASLLALLALVTLGLKLVAERRMSQSLADAGAKN, encoded by the coding sequence ATGAGCACATCCGACACGAAAGCCATCGCGATGAACACCGCTGCGCCGCGCGATGCGCGCACGCTCGATCCCGTCACCGAACCGCGCGCGGTGCGCTGGCTGCTCACCGGCATCGCGCTCCTGTTCCTCGCGCTCTTTCTCGTGGTGCCGCTCGTCGCGGTGTTCGCGCAAGCGTTCGCGAAGGGCATCGACTATTACTTCGAGTCGCTGAAAGACCCGGACGCGTGGTCCGCCATCAAGCTCACGTTGACGACGGCGGCGATTGCCGTGCCGCTCAACGTCGTGTTCGGACTCGCGGCATCGTGGGCGATCGCGAAGTTCGACTTTCGCGGCAAGGCGCTCTTGACCACGCTCATCGACTTGCCGTTCTCGGTTTCGCCCGTGATTTCCGGCCTCATTTACGTGCTGATGTTCGGCGCGCAAGGCTGGTTTGGTCCGTGGCTCGCGGCGCACGACGTGCAGATCATCTTCGCGGTGCCGGGCATCGTGCTCGCGACGATCTTCGTGACGTTTCCGTTCGTCGCGCGCGAACTGATTCCGCTGATGCAGGCGCAAGGCAACGACGAGGAAGAAGCCGCGCATGTGCTGGGCGCTTCGGGTTGGCAGATTTTTCGCCGCGTCACGCTGCCGAACGTGAAGTGGGGCCTGCTGTATGGCGTGATTCTCTGCAATGCACGCGCAATGGGCGAATTCGGCGCGGTATCGGTGGTATCGGGCCACATTCGCGGACAGACCGACACCATGCCGCTGCACGTCGAGATCCTCTATAACGAATACAACTTCTCGGCCGCGTTCGCCGTCGCCTCGCTGCTCGCGTTGCTCGCGCTCGTGACGCTCGGACTCAAGCTCGTCGCGGAACGCCGCATGTCGCAATCGCTCGCCGATGCAGGCGCCAAGAACTAA
- a CDS encoding sulfate/molybdate ABC transporter ATP-binding protein, translating into MSIIVRNLQKRFGDFTALDNVTLDFPAGELVALLGPSGCGKTTLLRVIAGLEYADAGQVLLNGEDVAQVGARDRQVGFVFQHYALFRHMTVFENVAFGLRVKPRRERPSEAVIREKVHELLKLVQLDWLAQRFPSELSGGQRQRIALARALAVEPKVLLLDEPFGALDAKVRKELRSWLRRLHDDLHISTLFVTHDQEEALEVADRIVVMNHGRVEQVGSPQDVYDHPQTSFVYEFLGAANRLQGHVDAGGFVADGAAQAIAAQAHFSGRALAYVRPHDLALYRADDAAGLAHRDGIVVGVRRVVTLGGSVRVELEGDAGGVLEAELDREAWRALKLDIGDGVRAVPRALRVFPAQ; encoded by the coding sequence ATGAGCATCATCGTTCGCAATCTGCAAAAGCGCTTCGGCGATTTCACCGCGCTCGACAACGTCACGCTCGACTTTCCCGCGGGCGAACTCGTCGCGCTGCTCGGACCGTCCGGATGCGGCAAGACCACGCTGCTGCGCGTGATCGCAGGCCTCGAATATGCCGATGCCGGTCAGGTCCTGCTTAATGGCGAAGACGTCGCGCAAGTGGGCGCGCGCGACCGGCAAGTGGGCTTCGTCTTCCAGCATTACGCGCTGTTCCGGCACATGACGGTGTTCGAAAACGTGGCGTTCGGTCTGCGCGTGAAGCCGCGCCGCGAGCGTCCGTCGGAAGCCGTGATCCGCGAGAAAGTGCACGAATTGCTCAAGCTCGTGCAACTGGACTGGCTCGCGCAGCGGTTTCCTTCGGAGCTTTCGGGCGGGCAGCGGCAACGTATCGCGCTTGCACGGGCACTCGCTGTCGAACCGAAAGTGCTGTTGCTCGACGAGCCGTTCGGCGCGCTCGATGCGAAAGTGCGCAAGGAACTGCGAAGCTGGCTGCGCCGCCTGCACGACGATCTGCATATCTCCACGCTCTTCGTCACGCACGATCAGGAAGAGGCCCTCGAAGTGGCGGATCGCATCGTCGTGATGAATCATGGCCGCGTCGAGCAGGTCGGCAGCCCGCAGGATGTGTACGATCATCCGCAAACGTCGTTCGTGTATGAATTCCTCGGCGCGGCGAACCGCCTTCAAGGTCATGTCGATGCGGGCGGCTTCGTCGCGGATGGCGCGGCGCAAGCCATCGCCGCACAGGCGCACTTCAGCGGCCGCGCGCTCGCTTATGTGCGGCCGCACGACCTCGCGCTGTACCGCGCCGACGATGCGGCGGGTCTCGCGCATCGCGACGGTATCGTGGTCGGCGTGCGGCGCGTGGTGACGCTCGGCGGCTCGGTGCGTGTCGAACTCGAAGGCGACGCAGGCGGCGTGCTCGAAGCGGAACTGGATCGGGAAGCATGGCGCGCGCTGAAGCTCGATATCGGCGATGGCGTGCGCGCCGTGCCGCGCGCGCTGCGCGTCTTTCCGGCGCAATGA